The DNA sequence TTTTGAATTGTTTCTCCCAGTAACAACACAGCTGCACTTATATACATTCAAATCACCTGTCACATCTAGCCAAGCAGTTTAAGATCCCTCATGCTGCAGGCACTATTCTGGTTTTTTATCTGTGAACCTTACCACTACAGTTGCAGTATGATGGACAACTTGAAAAAGGTTCAGATTATAATTGTTCTTTCTACACTCAATGTAGCTGTACTGAACAAAGTGGGGTACAAGAATTGAGGTTTGTACAAGCTTTGTATCATTGGGACACTTATTTCTGTGCCAATCTGAACTTGGTCAGTTGGCTCTGGAAAAGATAATCTCATGTTATATTTCAGCTGTGGCTCCAGGGACCACCCAAGATGACAGACTAGGTTAAGATGCAACagcctagtggttctcaaactcaccagAGCCACAACCCaccttggcctccagtgctgccaTTGTGACCTAAAATGGGCTTCTGGATACAACAGGAAGTTGCATTCAGCAATCCAGAAGTGATGTAGAAGTCACTTCCGGAGGCCCacaaaggcctctggaggcaatCCTGGGCCTGGCACAACACAGGAGTAGGTTCTGGAGATGGGCTACAATTCAGGAGTGGCCCCCACTTGCATCTATTAGGCTCCAATTTGGAGATGGAGgcaaggtgggcaggcaggtgcaaCCCACCAAACCTCGGaccatgacccaccaagtgggctgttacccacagtctgagaaacactggcctagctaCTTTGCTTATATGCTTACAAATACATATTACACCTCTGTTCTTCCTCATTCCCTCTGTAATTTAACAGTCTTTAAGAGCAATTCTAAAAGTTTGGTCAGCTGCCTGCTCATGACTAGGTTTGGCCACATGATGGATGTGACGACTTCAACCTTGCATACTTTTATTTCCAAAGTAAGAGTCCATACTCAGTTAAGGCATAACTAATATTAAATAATCCCAAATACATAATCATGCTGATGAGGTGTTTTGGGGTAACAAAGGCCCACCAAGGTGCTTATACAATCTACCTTTTGCTCTGCTGGACTGCCACATCAATATCAACAAACAGAAGAACCTGCAACCTTATTTGTAAAGCAAGTGTATGATTACAATCACGACTGGGGCACTAGTTCAACAAGCAGAGCAAACAGGCATGAAATAGGCCTGCGTAAATTCCAGGACCGCATCAGGATACTTCCTGGATTCTTGGGTTATCCAAGCAGCTTATCCAGTTTTAGCATTTGCTTTTGAAAACATCTGCAGTGACCTCAAATCACCCCAGAAAACTACAATGGCAATAAAATTCTGACAGTTATCCAATTGTATTGTCTCACAATCATCCTCTTGTCTGCAATGCTCTCTCAATAGAATTAGGGGACACAGGCATTGACAATAGCATCAGTTTTGGATCACATGGTCCAATGAGTATTTGTATGCTCATGGCTTTACCACTCAAAAACCCCATGTAGCATGATGCAAAGGATTCTGTAACCTGCAAGTCTCTGCTTCACATGTGTGATTGGAGAAATATTGTCCAGGaaaaactttgctttttaaaaaagcactttaAACAGCATTGCAAGGAATGAGTGCCCAGAAATCCTCATAGGTACTATGCTCTGGTTTTTCTGACCAATCAATATCTGCAGCTCAGCTCttccttccacctccctcctccaACAGACAGGCAAATGCATATACAACATATGCCTAGTTCTGAATTGCAAAGCTTGTATTAAAACTAGCTTCAGGTGGACTGCAATAAGAAAACAATCATTCCTTGTTATTTAATTCCAATCAATTCTTAACCCAAGAGCTTCTTAAAAAGGAAACCAGATGTCTGGATGTTCTCCGCTTCACTTCAgttgccactgccccccccccactagtacAGTGATCAGACCTTAGCCCCACCCTCCCATAACAGATGGAGGACAGCTGTCCAGACAGTAGCACAAGAGCAGTTCTGAATATGCTCTGGAAGCTCCTTTAATGCACCTCTTAAAGAGCTACAGGAGATTGATGGAGATAAGTTGCAACTTCCAGTCAATCTGTATCTAAGATTTCCCAGAAGTGTAGACTTCTGCAAAATACTTACATCATTTGGAATGGTGAGTTCATGAGAAGTAGTTTGAGCTGATGCATCCAAACCTGCTGAGACACAGAAAGAGACCAAGAAAAGTTCaatgcaaggcagggagagaagaCATCAAATAGAAACCAGACCCATCAGGCTAGCATTTGCTGCTGAGAAAAAAGCTGCTAGCCTGAAGTTCCAACCAAAGAGCAAGATGTTAAATTCAAgcacctccttcctcttcctaaGTACCAGAGGTCTGTTATAAGTTCTAAGTACCAGGCTCTGTTATAAAGCAGACACCAATAGGCTTTCATTTGTCCAGGGGAAAAAGTGAAGAGATTCCACTTGTTCACAGGCACAGAAGTGAACGAtccaaaatgaaatgaatgacccTTTACACATGGATTCTCCTCAAAAACTGAAGACAGAcccacaaacatgcatgcatTTTCATCTCTCCATTCAGCTGTCTGTCCATGTCCTTGCTCTCTGATAACCCATCACAACTACAGACCTTGTGCTAGGCCACAAATGAAGCACAGGCAATTGCCACAAAGCACAGGGCCTGAGCTATACATTAATCCAGTCTAGCCGTTATACACACACATGGCTGACCTACCACCTTCACAAGCAAACAGTTTTGCTTCCAAGTGAGAGGCACTTCATTCTACTTTGCTctccaaagattttttttcagaTGGCAAAGGATTTATCAAGCCTAATCCATGAACCTTTGCACCTGCACTGCTTTCTAGGTTTTGTAGTTCTTTGCACTGTATGCAGTTAGCAGAATTTGCTGACCGGGAAAGAATCTCCCACCAGTATTGACACAAAATAGAGTAACTACAGGTTTTTTCAGTCATTACCCCAATAGCCTTCCACATCTGGAGAGCTGGATTCGCCTGTCAAGATACAAGGGACAGTAAGTGTAGTGGTCCTGGCTGTAGCCCTATCAGGCTTTCCGCCATGAGACAGCTTTCACACAATTTGGTACAGCTATCAGGATCACAGCAACTGGAAGGCAACTGGCAAAGCTGTTGAAAGGGTGAAGAAAGCAGCACGAAAACCCTACCTAACCAACGTCTTGTTTTCAAGGACAGTGAAATCCACCCACTTCCCAAGATTGTtacctgtttatttattttttaaaaatgagataaTGGCGCTAAGCCAGGCATCTGCATTAAAGGCCAAGTGGTGACTCTTGGACTGCTAGCGTATACAGAGAGAAGGAATTTTCATACCACTGAATCCAGTGTTGCCATGAGACATTGGAAAGTGTGACTGTTGCATTGCCAACTGGTGCAGCTTGGTCAGCtagaaagggagagaaagagagacaggtTGATGTTAGGTATTTAGCAGGGCAACACGATCAGCACACACCAATCTAAAAAGAGAACAGatactgcaagctgagcatgagGCACAGCCCCTTGGGGCAAAAGTTCAGAAGGAAAACTAGGTTAAGGAGCAAGCGCTTCCCTGAGCAGAGATGGGTGCAGACAGAAGAAAAGCACCATAGGGCATGAGGCCAACACCCATCTCCAAGTACCCTGGCTCAACAGAAGGCATCTGCAGTGAACTGTGACAAACACTAGGAGACAAAGCACGAACAGCAAAGTAACACAGAGACTGGTTTGCAGTGGTGCATGGGACTACACCATGCAGGACTCTGTCAAGCATTTGGAGGGGAGAGGTATATCATGAGGAGTGACCAGAATGGAGCCAGATGCTCTCCCCTGTATTAAGCAGTGCAATTTACTAGCTCTCTCTCCTAGACCTACACATCCCAGTTGCACCCTTCACTGCTTTAACCATGCTATGAGCAGAGATCAAAACCCTATGTGCCCTTCCATTAGAAGTTGCAAGTCTCTATAACTAGCTCAACACCAGAAGGAATTAGTAAAGGATAGGGAAGAACATCTTTTCACATCAAGTGAATGTAACTAGCTAATGGCTTTATTAGCAAGAAGTATGCCAAGGCAAGACATGCCATGTGAAAGTCCCACCACCTTCTAACTACACCTACACAAGTGACTACATGATGCAGTCATCATGTCTGGAAATGAAAGCAGAAGTCTGAGGCCAgcctccccatcaccaccacagtgAAGCACACTACACCAAATACCCTATGCCCTTTACCAAAAACCACAATGACAGTATACCATGGagttttgtttggggggggcactTTACATCAAATTGggagggaggtgcagggagggaaaCTGGAACTTGGAAAAGTGTACCAAGCTTCGCTGTGCAAGTGTGTCACAGGCCAGCAGAAAAAGGACAGATCAAGATTGGCTACATAACGAGTGTTGAACAAATTTGAGGAATCTTTTTAGGTCAGATTTCAGTTTCAAATTAAAACAGACTTCTAAAGCTGCTTGCCGAGAAAGCATGGAGCAATTTTGAAGGGAGAAGTGGGGTGATTTCAAGACAAGAAGTGTAAACAAAACTTACATCTGGCTGTGGAATGGCATACTGTCCTTGAATGGTATAGGCCTACAAAAAGGAGGAAAACAGTCCTATTAAAAACCATTGGACAGCCACCCAGTGACAGACAGATTTCAACTAGCCAGGAAGCCAGAGAGCTGAGGGGGAGAATTGTTGGTGGGGAGCCTGAAGGCAGGCCTCTTAAAGGGGGCTGCTTGAAGTCGCTAGGTATGCAGTGTGAGGAGGGAAACCTGTCCCCACCACAAAAAGGATTAGTATTAACAGCTGGTTGTTGGTGAAGATTTGTTGTGTAGTGGAGGATTGGACAGTGCTACAAGCCCTCCTGCCCTATGCACACGGCAAACCAACACCCAAACGGGAAACTTCATTTACCTCCTATGCCTCCAACTGCTTTTAAAGCTAAGAGGAACCAGCTGGGCATTCATCCCCACCCCACTAAGTTTCCCCATCACTCCATACTCCTATGAATCTGCAGTGGATAACTACAGCCAGGTGCTGGCCAACAATGCAAGATGGCAGAAATGCATCTGGAAAAGTAGGGAAAGCACAGCAGCCAAACTTGATGGTTCTGGGAAGTCACCCTACTGAAGCAACCCAGTAAGGTAGTCACTGTGTGGAGACTCGCTTAACACTAAGTGAGGTTTTGGGAATGTCTCACTTCCAGGGTACAGGGAGAAATGCAGCCCAGGTTGGAATTGACCAAGCAGTTACCACCTGCAGGGGTGCTTACTAGGCCTGCCAGGTAGTGTTTGGTGGACTTAATCTAGTTCCCAATGAACAGGAGTTCACAGCACAAGCCGCCGCCACCACTCTTGCCACCCTTGTTGGCAGTCTCAAAGAGGCCAAGGATTGAATGGGCCATGGAGACTGAACTCCCCtctcacctcttgaggtggtccCTCCAGGTCAGAGTTGAGGCACATTGATGGGGCGGTGTGGGGGTAGCTTGCACTGCCGCTGCTGTACCTGTCCTGTGGATAAATAGAGGACTTCAGTCTCCAGGGCTGTCAATCCGAAACCTTTCACTAACACCAAAGTCATATATTAGCTTAGTCTGATTCAAGGGTTAACCTGTACTAGACAGAAGCTGGCTTACTCCAACTCATGTCACATCAGTAGCACATATGACACTGGGATTCTTCCTGAGGGCTAACGCCCCAACTATCTGCACTTGTGGGACTGGGAGCCTGCCTGGGCACAACGAACCTTGCTCTCTAACAGCATAATAGGGCGACCCTGCGACAAGACAAACCTCTAGCATACAAGCAAACTAGGACTATCTTCCAAAAACTtcctatgtgcattttcattgGCAATAACTGCCTAGAAAGCTGTCAAGAGCCTCTGGAGAGTAGGTAATATgaatgggagggcagggaggaaaaggaaagggaTTGAGGCAAGGACAAGACCACGACAGCACCTTTCCCCCACAAGATGCAACAGCCAAATCTCCCAATATAAGTGGCATAAGGTACCAAGAACTGGGTGCGCTGAAGCCAGCCCTGACCAGCTGCTGCTATTTTCCTACTGCTGACAAACTATTTACATCcatcacttccatttttcacCTTCATAACCTTCAATTTATGTAATCACCCCTCCCACCATCCCAAATCCACTTCTGAAACATATGAACTGTTAATGAAGCCCTCTTCAAAAAGCTTACAGGTGGGCATTGAGGCACTGTGCTCAAAAGTAGTCGAATGACCAAGACTTCAGAGTGTTCCAACTCCACTCCACATACTCATGAAAGTCTTCCCTGGGCATGAAATTCTGAGAGACTTCCTGCTTCTCAAATCCATATGCCCCAGCCTCACACAAGACTCATCTGCCTAAATTTGCGCATCTGCAAGAAtcgttttaacttttaaaaagtcttgcaGGATCTATCTGAACTCACAGCCAACTCAAACAAGCATGCTTGCTTGAAATCCATGATAACAACAACAGGATTCCAGCCAACTGAGAGACTGAAGTCCCATCTTGAAATGGCCATAACAAtgctttgttttacaaaaaaattAATGTCTGTATCTCACGCCTGTGTGCTTCAAACAGATACGGGCTATGTTTAAGCCTGAAGCAAAATCGTACCTGAAAGCTAACAGGATTCAGTATCTTTTGGCATGTTTATGCTAACCACATGTCCTCCAAGACATGATTAACAGGGAAGTGATATTCAAACTGTCCTTAAAACACTATCGCCTTGTCAAAGAAGTTGCCCCAAAGTGTTTTCAATTTTGGCATCAGCATCATGGTGGCATCAACCAGGatctcctcctcacttccccaGTCTTCTGGGTTCCAGTTCTCCCAACACCTGTCCCTCTCAATATTCAGCCCCTGCTGCTTTATAACTCAAGTTCTAAACAATTCAAGGCCTTTTTACCACAGAACTCAAAGGCCAGAACACAAAATTTGGGTTAATGGTCCTATAACTGGAGTAGTTTCCAAATTCCAGAATTCCCCCACCCTCCACTACACCAATTACCAATAGACATCAGAGCCTGTCAAACATTCAAAAGCAGCCTCCAAAGAACAAAACCAAAGCAGCAGAGGTAGCACTGTGCTGGCCAAGTGGGCAGCACAGGTGATAAGCATGCACAGAGTGGTTTGATGTGTGCTGGCAGTGTTGAAGCTTAGTAGGCTACTAATTTCTTGCCCCCAGAAGAAGAGGAATGGCCTTACCTGACCGCCTGCAAAGATGACAGGAGAACTGGATGGCTTGGGTCGGTAGGGGATGGTGACACCCTTTGGGGGAGACTAGATTAAAAAAGAGTAAAACGAACAGCATATGGTTAATTACCAAAGACTCTACAGTTGCAGTATCCTAAACTTTGCATCTGTCAGAAAACTGCTTTGTTAGCTCAAACACCTAGAAAACTGTCCCATTCAAGAATTCCTGCTTCTGGCAAAAGCCCTTGGACAAAACGGCCTCCATCAGATACAGATGTCAAGAAAAAGTTACGGTTTAAAGAACATTCTATAGCCAAGTCAGCTAGAAGTACCTGGAACCAATCCAAGTAGAGAATCACTGTAATGGTCAACTACATGAAGCACTGCTGTGACAAAGACACAATCACGTGGGAAGAGTCCTAGGACTGATTTTGGGTACATTATGATTCCCCTGCAAGTCAATGGATTTAAGCACGAACAGACTTTCCTGAGGTGACAGCCACAAGTTCCTTGACGGCTAGGCAAGGAGGAAGGAGACCAAGATATCCCAACATATTCCATACCAGAAACCACCAGATTGCCTTGCAACTGCATTCAATACAGGCCCAGTGCCCTCAGACACTGAACTCACAATGTACAAATGTGACCTGTTTACCTCAGGTCAAGGAACATCTCCCTCCAAATACACCTAGTTATAGTACAGTTACCACCTTTGGGTAACCCTCAACTTTTGCAATAACTTAATTCTCACAATTCTCCTCTTCCAGAGTATGCTGCAGATCACAGTATTGCAATAAACTAAAAATTATGCAGAGAACCAACCACCAACCTCCCTAGAGTCCTCAGGATTGCCTGAGATAAGGAGGGTCATAAAGTTAAATCTCTTCAGCCAAAAATGCAGACATGATAAGAACCCCTGGTTTCCCCCATCTTTTCCAAGCGTTAATTGAACAGCACAACTGAGAATACTTGATTCTCTCACAGAATCATGTACACAATCCCTGCTGCTACTCTATGACATTAACATAGTTGTTGGTTTGGGAAACCCATATCAGCTGCTCCAAATCTAGAAAGTAGCTGGCCAATTTGTCTCAAAAGCTTTAAGCagtattctctcccccccccttacattATAAGGTTGGGGGTATCTACAAGAAAGCAGGCTGCCCCACCCTCCTTACCTCCAGCATGACCACACAGATTTGTTTGACGCACTCGATGATGGACTGTGGAATCCCAGCAATGGTGATCGCTCTCTCAGTCGAGTTGGGCAACATATCTCCTGCCACCTGGACCTGTGCCCCTGTGCTcttaagattaaaaatacaaagttAGGTATTCTGCTTCATGGTTTAGTGGCCAACAACATGTTATACAAATGAACATGCCATCTCTTCTTGTAGAGCCAAGACAATTAATGCTAAGTTTACTGTGTGGCTTTTGTGACATAACATCACAAAATCTGCTTCAGCACAATATTCCATGCCTGAACCAAAGCTATAGGATCATTACCTCACTATTCTATCCCTCCTTTCTTAACAATTCTATGATCACCTGGACCTACAGGACACACATAACCTGTAAGATAGGGAACTATTTGCCTAATAAGCCAGAGAAGGATTTCAAACAAAATGATTACATTCAAATGTTCATCCAGTACTTCAAGCTTGGAGAACTTTGGCATCGACTTAGCCAAAAGTAGTAAACTAGGTTtgaagtacacacacacacccaccataCCAGGAGATGAGGTTTGCTTACACCAGACAATCTCCACAGCGATAGTGCTGAACTAGCAATCTGCCAGTATCAGCAGTGAACGTTAAGGTAGTTCTTGCCGGCGTGACACATTGCTCAGTGAGTTCAAGTCAGGACTATAGAAAGCCTGGTTCAAACAGCCCAAGATATCATTCTCTCTCAACCTAGCCCAGTCTCAAGGTGAcgtatggggaggggggcaataaATGACAGTTGTAAACCATCTTGGGTATTATGGACAGGGCGGAAGGATTGAAACGAAAGACAAGATCCAGTCAGAGGGGGAGTATAACTAAACTTCAAGATTTAAGTATTGCATAATATTTACTGCATACTGAAAAATATTCTATGCACTTTCCTACATTAAAGGGATTGATTATTCTGTGGTATTCCAATTCCCTTTTGGGTTGTTTATAATTTGAGGGTTTCATTAAAATGTTATTAGGGTCACTTAGATttcaactgaaatcaatgggggaAACGACGCACTGCACATTCAAATGGGGGTAGCATCACGTCTAAGTGTAGTGTCAAGTCTAAGTGATCCAAACATGCTTTATTACCAAAAaacacgtaagaacataagaacagccccactggatcaggccataggcccatctagtccagcttcctgtatctcacagcggcccaccaaatgccccagggagcacaccagataacaagtgacctcatctATTTGTGTTCATCCAGGGATCCCAGTAAATAGTTTGGGCTTGTTTTATCTGCTCTGCTAAATTTAACTGCTATTTTAAATATTACTGTATGCCACCATGCTAATGAAGGATGCCAAGACGTTTCTTAGCAGAGCTTCCTAAAGATCAGAGGTATCATCTTTGAATATCTGTATGTATGTGTTGCAAGTTCAATGTTTAAGACATGAGAGTCAGTTACACCTTTTCCAAGGAATCAGACTATGGTTAGCATCCCCTCCTAAACAAGTAATGTGCTTGTTATATGCACCAAAAATTGTATTTAGTTTTCACACTTCCCACTTAAAATCAAAAACTAACTCTCCAGTTAAAAGCTTGAACCACCCCAGGGGAGGGAAGTGTTGAGCCTCTGCCTGTCCTAAGCAAGTTCAGCCTGTCTATTTGGCAATGCACTGACCCTGATGAAAAGGGAGGGCAAACTTACAAGAAGCACCTGACTACATTATGCCTGGCTCCAACAGCACCGGGTCTCAGTTTCATGAGCACTAAATATAAGTGGCTGTATTAAGCAGGATGACGCAGAGTCTATGCGTGGCATTCAGCCTCAATACATTTTGCACAGGGTGGTGTTATAAAAGGGACAAGAACAGCAGTCTGTGATAAAGGCAGTCAGCAAGCAGTCCTCACAAGCCTAGCAGTCAGGTACATACCTCTCTTATCTCCTTGATCTTGCAGCCTCCTTTCCCAATGAGAGAGCCACATTGGCTGGCAGGCACCACCAGTCTCAGAGTAACAGGGGGCCTGCTAGAAGCCGTGCTGTTGGTCATTGAGCTGCTGATGTCCTGAGAACAGAAGTCAACGGAAACTTTAAGCTCCTGAGGCTTCAAAATTGAAGGCCAAATTAGTTCTTTAATCATCAGAATTACAAGATACAAATGCTTTGGAAGCAAAACACTGAAGTTGAGATAATGCACACAATTTCCAGGCAGTGCTAGTCTAAACTGTCACTTACTAGAGAATATCAATTCAAACTAAGCAGCACTCAACTTTTACTATGACTCAATTCTCTTGGGCCACATACTCCTCAATAGAGCACACACAGAGTGTAATAACACACTCATCAATTTTTAATGTCAGGAGCAGCCAAAATTAGAACATGCACACTTCTCCCAAACTCCATTGTCCCTAAAAAGGGTCAGATGTGCCATCCTATACTTTCCCAAAtaattttcatttttcatataAATCAGACAACACATTTAGAAACATTCCTTCCTTATCatgaaataaaatcacaatttatttttttcacatttttataccacccttcctccaaagagctcagggtggtttacacagctgctcacctcctccttgtcctcacaacaatcctgtgagacaggctaggctgagagaaagtgactggcccaaggtcattaTCATTTCTCAATATCAAAGAATGTCTCTAGGGATTATTACAACCTACACTATAAAATGGGGGAAGAGAAACACTGCAGCAAGTATTGACTGACACAATAAAGCCAAGCCTTCACTTCCATCTCAACAATGCCTGACAACTTGATATAATAATTTAGACCAGATCTTGAACCCAATATCCTTGAGATTTGCAACAGCACAGTCCAAGAACCTCAATGGTAGCTGTTGCAGCAATTGTGTTGAGCTAGCTGCAAACCTATATGCCAGGAGCAATGGAATACCATCTTTCCTTAGTCAAGGGCAGCAGCTCAGACTTTAAGACGAGATAGGATAAGCAGAAAGGGAGGTCTCAGGTTACTGAGCATTACCAGAATGTCAAACAGTGCATTTCAAAAGTTAAAAAGGCACAGCTAGCACACCACTCAAGCTGCACCCCTACTGCAAGAATCGTGAGCTGCTCTTTGACGTTAAGAGGAATATAAACTGAGATTCCTTTTAAAATTCGAATAGTATCCCCCATCTTTCTAGATGACAAATGTCAACTTGCAAATGTCTGAGGGAACCAACAATATCAAAAGGCTTAATCATGTTGAAAACCTAATACGATTTGGTTACCCTTAATCTTCAGAGCCACCTTTTAGTGTGTAACCAAGGCAGAGAGAAAAAATGAAATGGCTAACAGAATTCAGATTTGTTCCAGCTTTAAACAGCTTGGCGTGAAGAGGAGAACATAATCACGTGGGAAGAGTGTACAATCAAGTCCCACCATGCAGGAGACAGCACAAGAGCAAAGAACTGTTCTATTGATTCTACTATCAACAAAAATGCAAAAGCACACAGCTTTGATCACTTTTGCACCTGGAATGAATTGAAGGGCAGGTGCACATCAGAATTATACAACATCTGTGTTAGGAGGTACTTTAGGCTGGCCACCTGTGAAAGATCTGCCTCTTGCTCTACAGAGGACTCTCCAAACTACGGTCCATGGGCTCCCCTGAATGAACAGGGCTTACCAGGCCATGGGGAAACCTCTTATCTCTTAACCTCTTAACGATCGCATTCGTTAGGACTTGGATGCCTATGTCTGATGATGTCTGATgccaatgtctgatgatgtccccctggcaactgtttgtccagtgttgtgggattcttttcagcttgtgcagcccgaggatgtggacagactcctttggagtgtgaggccgtctgcctgcctgtttgacccttgcccagcttggctgataagagctgcccggggtggactggctgagtggacggggagggtggtcaactcttctttgggggaggggacattgccacccgctttgaagcgggcggtggttcgccccctcctgaagaagccctccctggattccactgtgttgaacaactatcggccagtctccaacatccagtttctgggcaaggtaattgagcgggtggcggcggcccaactccagagggtcttggatgaagcggattatctggatccttttcaatctggtttcaggccgggctttgggatggaaactgccttggtcgccttggtggatgacctacgccggggaccggacagggggagtgcgtccctgttggtcctgctggacctctcggcggctttcgataccatcgaccatggtatccttctgggccgattggccgagctgggagttggaggcactgttttgcggtggttccgctcctacttggaaggtcggtcccagatggtggtgctgggggatgcctgttcgacaccctggccattgaggtgcggggtgccgcagggttcaattctgtctcccatgctatttaatatctacatgaaaccgctgggtgaggtcatccaggggtttggagtggggtgtcatcaatacgctgatgacacccagctttatctctcctttcctccagactccagggtggcggttgagggcctggagcgctgtctggaagcagtgaggatctggatgggggctaacaagctgaaattaaatccggataagacagaggctctcctggttcggaaatcctcgatgcaggtgctggattatcggcttgctctgaatggggttgcactccctctgaaggagcaggtccgcagcttgggggtccacctggactcgcagctgctcctggattcccaggtggcggctgtggctaggggggcctttgctcagcttcggctggtgcgccagctgcgcccgtacttggatcgtgcagacctggccacggtgatccatgctacggtgacatcaggttagattattgtaacgcgctttatgtggggctgcccctgaagacggttcggaaactgcaattagtgcagaatgcggcggcccgtgtggtcactggagctaggcggtttgactctgtcagcccacttctccgggggctgcattggctgcccattcgtttccgggcccaattc is a window from the Tiliqua scincoides isolate rTilSci1 chromosome 2, rTilSci1.hap2, whole genome shotgun sequence genome containing:
- the PCBP2 gene encoding poly(rC)-binding protein 2 isoform X7, translated to MDTGVIEGGLNVTLTIRLLMHGKEVGSIIGKKGESVKKMREESGARINISEGNCPERIITLAGPTNAIFKAFAMIIDKLEEDISSSMTNSTASSRPPVTLRLVVPASQCGSLIGKGGCKIKEIRESTGAQVQVAGDMLPNSTERAITIAGIPQSIIECVKQICVVMLESPPKGVTIPYRPKPSSSPVIFAGGQDRYSSGSASYPHTAPSMCLNSDLEGPPQELTKLHQLAMQQSHFPMSHGNTGFSGLDASAQTTSHELTIPNDLIGCIIGRQGAKINEIRQMSGAQIKIANPVEGSTDRQVTITGSAASISLAQYLINVRLSSETGGMGSS